From Cyclobacteriaceae bacterium, a single genomic window includes:
- a CDS encoding acyltransferase, with the protein MNLIRNIYLRICERIFSVGKAEYEKKVNLRIRENSTVKSSTVFYSGSSLNNFSNDKSRITLGENCHIYGALTVLPFGGKITFGDNCSFGEFSRITSTKGIYIGSRVMIAHNVNILDNNSHPTDDKLRHEDFINSYNGHMKEYDLKAKEIVIEDDVWIGFNSIILKGVHIGKSAIIGAGSIVTKDVPEYSVVAGNPLRAIHNSN; encoded by the coding sequence ATGAATCTGATTAGGAATATTTATTTGAGAATTTGCGAAAGAATTTTTTCCGTTGGCAAAGCGGAGTACGAGAAAAAAGTTAATTTAAGAATCAGGGAGAATTCAACGGTTAAGAGTAGTACTGTTTTTTATTCAGGATCATCTCTCAATAATTTTTCGAACGATAAATCAAGAATTACACTCGGTGAAAATTGTCATATTTATGGAGCACTTACTGTATTGCCTTTCGGTGGAAAGATCACTTTCGGAGACAATTGCAGCTTTGGTGAGTTCTCAAGAATAACATCTACAAAAGGTATTTATATTGGAAGCAGGGTCATGATTGCTCACAATGTTAATATTCTGGATAACAATTCTCATCCGACCGATGATAAACTCAGGCACGAGGATTTCATAAATTCTTACAATGGACATATGAAAGAGTACGATCTCAAAGCGAAAGAGATTGTTATTGAGGATGATGTGTGGATTGGCTTCAATTCTATAATATTAAAGGGGGTTCATATAGGAAAGAGTGCAATCATTGGTGCTGGATCGATAGTAACAAAAGATGTGCCCGAGTATTCTGTCGTAGCGGGTAATCCACTTCGAGCTATACATAATTCTAACTAA
- a CDS encoding ABC transporter ATP-binding protein, producing MPEPAITLSNVSKSFFITHEKAERYTSLRDVIAQRAKSLFSFSSNKKEPSTTKEEFWALRDLNFEIQQGDRIGIIGRNGAGKSTLLKVLSRITEPSKGRIEITGRVASLLEVGTGFHPELTGRENIFLNGAILGMSRVEIRKKFDEIVAFAEVEQFLDTPVKRYSSGMYVRLAFAVAAHLEPEILIVDEVLAVGDSAFQKKCLGKMEDVSKNQGRTVLFVSHNMGVINQLCQKAILLEKGRLVQFDQTRKVIDQYMLNSNGMSNVYLADEKSQSKSIFFERIETVSGSGKNSENFQFDESIFIKALLSVEAFDQSAKISFTLQNTNGENLSTFVESLEDFYDGAKNVSILVKLPASVIAPNTYAFRLAIFTPSNVYDLVEMICPVTIEETGSKMAMYHGNSYGNFFMNHEIVK from the coding sequence ATGCCCGAGCCAGCCATAACACTCAGTAATGTATCGAAGAGTTTTTTCATAACACATGAAAAGGCTGAACGATATACTTCGTTAAGAGATGTTATTGCTCAAAGGGCAAAGAGCTTATTTTCTTTTTCATCTAATAAGAAGGAACCCTCTACAACAAAGGAGGAATTTTGGGCTTTAAGAGATTTGAATTTCGAGATTCAGCAGGGAGATCGTATTGGAATTATCGGCAGAAATGGAGCGGGAAAGTCGACCTTGTTGAAAGTTTTAAGTCGTATAACAGAACCAAGCAAAGGCAGAATTGAAATAACCGGTAGAGTAGCAAGTTTGCTTGAAGTTGGAACAGGTTTTCATCCCGAATTGACGGGTCGTGAAAATATCTTTCTTAATGGCGCCATTCTCGGTATGAGCAGAGTTGAGATTAGAAAAAAATTCGACGAGATCGTTGCTTTTGCCGAGGTTGAACAATTTCTAGATACTCCGGTAAAGCGATACAGTAGTGGTATGTACGTTCGATTGGCATTTGCTGTGGCTGCACATTTGGAACCTGAAATATTGATTGTTGATGAGGTGTTGGCGGTAGGGGATTCTGCATTCCAAAAAAAATGCTTAGGGAAGATGGAGGATGTTAGTAAGAACCAGGGAAGAACTGTTTTGTTTGTAAGTCATAATATGGGTGTTATTAACCAATTGTGTCAGAAGGCGATTTTATTAGAGAAGGGCAGGCTTGTGCAATTTGATCAAACACGTAAAGTGATCGATCAATACATGTTGAATAGCAACGGAATGTCGAATGTCTATTTAGCAGATGAGAAAAGTCAATCTAAGTCTATCTTCTTTGAGCGAATCGAAACAGTTTCGGGAAGCGGCAAGAATTCTGAAAATTTTCAGTTTGATGAAAGTATTTTCATTAAGGCATTGCTTTCAGTGGAGGCATTTGATCAGTCGGCAAAAATTTCGTTTACCCTTCAAAATACAAACGGTGAGAATCTTTCTACATTCGTCGAGAGTCTTGAAGATTTTTATGATGGCGCAAAGAATGTTAGTATACTAGTTAAACTTCCTGCAAGTGTCATTGCTCCCAATACATATGCTTTTAGATTAGCAATATTTACACCAAGTAACGTTTATGATTTGGTTGAAATGATATGCCCGGTTACCATAGAAGAGACTGGATCAAAAATGGCAATGTATCATGGGAATTCATATGGAAACTTTTTCATGAATCATGAGATTGTAAAATGA
- a CDS encoding ABC transporter permease — protein MSVKVIIEPGRAEKNYWRDLWVFRELFYILSWRDIKVRYKQTVIGAAWSILRPLLTTLIFTVVFNKVAKLGAPPQYPYIILVFTGMLPWNFFSTALSEASNSLIGNTNLISKVYFPRMIIPASSIITSLVDFAVSFGILVVMMIYYQVIPSGNVWMLPFFIVLSLLASLGIGLYITALNVKYRDFRYIIPFVVQIGLYVTPVGFSSSIVPEKWRIWYSINPMVGVVDGFRWCIIGDPLYIPGFILSISVTAFFLVLGIWYFRKTEKSFADNI, from the coding sequence TTGAGTGTAAAGGTCATTATAGAGCCGGGGCGAGCTGAAAAAAACTATTGGCGTGATCTCTGGGTCTTCAGAGAATTATTCTATATTCTATCCTGGCGCGACATTAAGGTTCGTTATAAGCAAACGGTTATCGGAGCAGCGTGGAGCATACTTCGTCCGTTGCTTACAACTTTGATATTTACTGTAGTGTTCAATAAAGTTGCCAAGCTTGGGGCTCCTCCTCAATATCCTTACATCATACTTGTTTTCACTGGAATGCTTCCATGGAATTTCTTTTCCACTGCATTGTCGGAGGCCAGCAATAGTCTGATTGGTAATACTAACCTTATCTCGAAAGTATATTTTCCACGCATGATCATACCGGCCAGCTCGATCATTACCAGCCTTGTTGATTTTGCCGTCTCGTTTGGTATTCTTGTTGTAATGATGATCTATTATCAGGTTATTCCGTCTGGCAATGTCTGGATGCTGCCTTTTTTCATTGTTTTGTCTTTGCTTGCATCTCTGGGTATTGGTTTATACATAACCGCATTGAATGTCAAGTATCGGGACTTCAGATATATTATTCCATTCGTTGTTCAGATAGGGTTGTATGTTACCCCAGTTGGTTTTTCAAGCAGTATTGTTCCTGAGAAATGGCGCATCTGGTACTCTATCAATCCGATGGTTGGAGTTGTTGACGGATTTCGCTGGTGTATAATTGGCGATCCATTATACATACCCGGATTTATACTTTCCATTTCCGTCACAGCATTTTTTCTTGTACTTGGTATCTGGTATTTCAGGAAGACTGAAAAGAGTTTTGCGGATAATATTTAA
- a CDS encoding polysaccharide biosynthesis tyrosine autokinase gives MAAIQNNKEILSIKDSDHKSLIDYKRIAFHALQYWYITVICLGVTLAIAFYNNRYTQRIYPVTASIIIREREETSGAELLYKNALIDQYRNYLNEPYIIKSYPLIQNVVQELNFMVSFYREGYVLTTESYHLLPTDLTVDPAHSHPASYIFKLVDENTFSLGYMGSLESQKFSIGKPIVFDDNTILVAKIPERSFDGYLNVTYQLVINDPFSVASEYVGKLNVGWAEERSGVINLDVNGPTIAKEIDFISGLIRSYQQYDLDKKNQTADRTVKFIKSQLVNISDSLKLFEGQLQQFKRNNRTSTGGKELGVEAQSIYNKVEALEVQKAELMIKDKYYAYLKKYISESKDLDQIILPSSMGISDPVISALVMKIVDLQLEIKLYIDREKSVNPLVTSKLNRLAELKRELVESSESLKSTDKIKMDFLNQQIANAEKQIGYLPLAERQLISIQRNYSLLENLYVFLMQKKSEAEISKASNTSDIIVVNPPMLAGGSITPKVSRNYLYAIIVGLGIPVLIFVLMELFNTRVQSREDIEKITAIPFIGGIGHKKGSLNLEVLKFPKSSISESFRALRSNLVYFTGKNDKAVFLITSSISGEGKTFTSINLASIFSLSGRRTLIVGADMRKPKLFMDFGLSNDVGLSSYLAGIAEFDAVVQKTDYPNLDMVSGGPVPPNPSELLLSKRMVEFMKIVKENYDYVIIDTPPMGIVTDAFAISDYVDHTIFLVRQDHTPKDLLWSAQDHYGSGKVKNISIVFNDIYRSGPGYGYGYGYGYGYGYGYGYGIRSKKGKKNDGDGYYTES, from the coding sequence GTGGCTGCAATTCAAAACAATAAAGAGATTCTGAGCATTAAAGACTCAGATCACAAAAGTCTTATTGATTATAAGCGTATTGCTTTTCACGCTCTTCAATATTGGTACATTACTGTGATATGTCTTGGTGTTACTTTGGCCATTGCATTTTATAACAATCGATATACACAACGGATTTATCCGGTCACGGCATCCATCATTATTCGTGAGCGGGAAGAGACCAGCGGTGCGGAATTGCTTTATAAGAATGCTCTGATCGATCAATACAGAAATTATTTAAATGAGCCATACATTATCAAATCTTATCCACTCATTCAAAATGTGGTGCAGGAATTGAATTTTATGGTTTCATTTTACAGGGAGGGTTATGTGCTGACGACAGAATCCTACCATCTCCTTCCGACAGATCTTACAGTAGACCCTGCTCATTCTCATCCAGCCAGCTATATTTTTAAGTTAGTTGATGAAAATACTTTTTCCCTGGGTTATATGGGTTCATTGGAATCTCAGAAATTCAGTATTGGGAAGCCTATCGTGTTTGATGATAACACAATTCTTGTAGCAAAAATACCAGAACGATCTTTTGATGGGTATCTGAATGTAACCTATCAGCTTGTTATCAACGATCCTTTTTCTGTTGCCTCTGAGTATGTAGGTAAGTTGAATGTTGGATGGGCGGAAGAAAGGTCGGGAGTTATCAACCTCGATGTTAACGGGCCAACGATCGCAAAGGAGATTGATTTTATAAGTGGCCTGATCCGAAGCTATCAGCAATATGATCTGGACAAGAAAAACCAGACAGCCGACAGAACGGTAAAGTTTATCAAGAGTCAGTTGGTTAATATATCGGATTCACTAAAGCTCTTTGAAGGTCAGTTGCAGCAATTCAAGAGAAATAACAGAACCTCCACCGGGGGAAAGGAGCTGGGTGTTGAAGCTCAAAGCATTTATAATAAAGTGGAGGCTTTGGAAGTTCAGAAGGCAGAATTAATGATCAAGGATAAGTATTATGCTTACCTGAAGAAATATATTTCAGAGAGTAAAGATCTGGATCAGATCATATTGCCATCTTCGATGGGAATTTCGGATCCTGTCATTTCGGCTCTTGTAATGAAGATCGTTGATCTTCAGTTAGAGATCAAGTTATACATTGATCGTGAGAAGTCGGTCAACCCCCTTGTTACCAGTAAGCTCAATCGACTGGCGGAACTTAAAAGGGAACTTGTTGAATCTTCCGAGAGTCTGAAGTCGACTGACAAGATAAAGATGGATTTTCTGAATCAACAGATCGCGAATGCTGAAAAGCAAATCGGGTATCTTCCATTGGCAGAACGACAGTTGATCTCTATTCAGAGAAATTATTCGTTGCTGGAGAATCTATATGTGTTCTTGATGCAAAAGAAATCGGAGGCTGAAATATCCAAGGCTTCCAATACATCGGATATTATTGTTGTGAATCCTCCCATGCTGGCGGGTGGTTCCATTACTCCAAAAGTTTCACGCAATTATCTATATGCAATTATTGTGGGGCTTGGCATTCCTGTTTTGATATTTGTTCTCATGGAGTTGTTCAATACCAGGGTGCAATCAAGGGAAGACATTGAGAAGATCACTGCCATTCCTTTTATTGGTGGAATTGGTCACAAGAAGGGAAGCTTGAATCTTGAAGTTCTTAAATTCCCTAAGTCATCGATCTCCGAATCCTTCAGAGCGCTGCGATCCAACCTGGTTTACTTTACAGGTAAGAATGACAAGGCTGTATTTCTGATCACCAGTTCTATTAGTGGTGAAGGGAAGACGTTCACATCTATCAATCTTGCTTCGATCTTCTCGTTGTCAGGAAGAAGAACCTTAATCGTGGGAGCGGATATGAGAAAGCCGAAATTGTTTATGGATTTTGGTTTGAGCAATGATGTAGGGTTAAGCAGCTATCTTGCAGGAATCGCTGAATTCGATGCGGTGGTTCAAAAAACTGATTATCCTAATCTGGACATGGTTAGTGGAGGACCTGTGCCCCCCAATCCATCTGAGCTTTTGTTAAGCAAGCGCATGGTAGAATTTATGAAAATCGTAAAGGAGAATTATGATTATGTTATCATTGATACTCCTCCTATGGGTATCGTAACGGATGCCTTTGCGATTTCCGATTATGTAGATCATACCATTTTCCTTGTCAGACAGGATCATACTCCGAAGGATCTTCTATGGTCTGCTCAGGACCACTATGGTTCTGGTAAAGTAAAGAACATCAGTATTGTCTTTAATGATATTTATCGTTCTGGTCCTGGTTACGGATATGGTTACGGATATGGATACGGTTATGGTTACGGATATGGCTATGGTATCAGATCGAAAAAAGGAAAGAAGAATGATGGTGATGGCTATTATACAGAAAGCTAA
- a CDS encoding polysaccharide export protein, whose product MPDLIPPRLSRFKRVSDLRIFAAVVILLAASSCVTNRKYQMMQKNDVNVSNLPSDSVMREYSVKGFEYKIQTNDILSVRFESLTPKEFDFFSSGNNAQLPGGGFVGGALLLGDIVDDEGLIPFPVVGKVKVSGLTVFEAQDSLQVIANRYLESPIVKVRLLNYRATFLGEVNREGVIPINNNRISMLEAIGLAGGLTDIADKSDVKLIRQKGDKTEVVYLNLLDENFINSPYYYVYQNDVLVVPALKQRAYRKYSAQNISLVLSAVSLLLLVFTLNK is encoded by the coding sequence ATGCCTGATTTAATCCCCCCAAGATTGAGCCGTTTTAAAAGAGTGTCTGATCTTCGAATTTTTGCTGCCGTTGTAATTTTGCTTGCAGCCTCTTCCTGTGTTACGAATCGTAAGTACCAGATGATGCAGAAGAACGACGTTAATGTTTCGAATCTGCCATCCGATTCAGTTATGCGAGAGTATTCTGTGAAAGGCTTCGAGTATAAAATTCAAACAAATGACATCCTCTCAGTGAGGTTCGAGAGTTTGACACCTAAGGAGTTTGATTTCTTTTCGAGTGGTAACAATGCACAGCTACCCGGTGGAGGTTTTGTTGGAGGAGCACTGTTGCTGGGAGATATCGTCGATGATGAGGGGTTGATACCATTTCCGGTGGTTGGAAAAGTCAAGGTATCTGGTCTTACGGTATTCGAGGCTCAGGACAGTCTTCAGGTGATTGCCAATAGGTATCTTGAATCACCTATTGTGAAAGTAAGATTGTTAAATTATCGTGCTACTTTTTTAGGAGAGGTAAACAGGGAGGGAGTGATACCTATCAATAACAATCGGATCAGTATGCTTGAGGCGATTGGTTTGGCAGGAGGATTAACGGATATTGCTGACAAGAGCGATGTTAAATTGATTCGACAAAAGGGGGACAAGACGGAGGTAGTGTACTTAAACTTGCTGGATGAGAATTTCATTAACTCACCTTATTACTATGTCTATCAGAATGACGTGCTGGTAGTTCCTGCGTTAAAGCAACGCGCCTACAGAAAATACTCGGCACAAAATATTTCTCTAGTGCTTTCAGCTGTATCTCTTCTGCTTCTTGTGTTTACCCTGAACAAATAA
- a CDS encoding winged helix-turn-helix transcriptional regulator — MLDSLITSKTRVKMLLKFFSNSSASAYLREMAKEFGESTNSIRLELNNLSKAGYLVTEEKGRSIYYRANIQHPLYNELKTLVHKYLGIDKIIDDVIQKLLKRLGKLQMALITGDYAEGRDSGIIDLIIVGDIDQEYLKQCVDKVEKLISRKVRTLVLTCDEFEKNKGHLNADKALWLWNIDKPE; from the coding sequence GTGCTGGACTCGCTAATTACCTCAAAAACGCGTGTTAAGATGCTGCTCAAGTTCTTTTCGAACAGCAGTGCATCGGCTTATTTGCGTGAAATGGCAAAAGAGTTCGGTGAATCAACTAATTCTATCAGGCTAGAACTCAACAACTTATCCAAGGCTGGTTATCTTGTTACGGAGGAGAAAGGCCGTTCTATCTACTACCGGGCGAACATTCAGCACCCCTTATATAATGAGTTGAAGACCCTTGTCCACAAGTACCTGGGCATCGACAAGATCATAGACGACGTCATCCAGAAACTGCTGAAAAGGCTGGGCAAGCTGCAAATGGCTCTGATCACGGGCGACTATGCGGAGGGCCGGGATAGCGGAATCATTGATCTGATCATTGTGGGCGACATCGACCAGGAGTATCTGAAGCAGTGTGTAGATAAGGTAGAGAAGCTGATCAGCAGAAAAGTGCGTACGCTGGTGCTTACGTGCGATGAATTTGAGAAGAATAAAGGCCATTTGAATGCTGACAAGGCACTGTGGCTATGGAATATAGATAAGCCGGAGTAG
- a CDS encoding UpxY family transcription antiterminator, with translation MTTSSNPWFVFYTKSRQEKKVRDVLSKKGFEVFLPMQKVMRQWSDRKKKVEVPLFNSYIFVSVPEFRISSVLEIPGVAWAIRQEGKPASLHPKEFEAIIRFIETGLLIEALPADDIEKGEEVEVMDGPMKGLKGFVSGKGKEKFVVILEALGQAIRVEVSGLLLRKV, from the coding sequence ATGACCACCTCTTCCAATCCCTGGTTTGTTTTCTACACAAAGAGTCGTCAGGAGAAAAAGGTCCGTGATGTGCTGAGCAAGAAAGGCTTTGAGGTATTCCTTCCCATGCAGAAGGTAATGCGTCAGTGGAGTGACCGCAAGAAGAAAGTCGAAGTACCGCTTTTCAATTCCTACATATTCGTGTCGGTTCCTGAATTCAGGATCAGCTCTGTACTGGAGATCCCGGGTGTGGCGTGGGCGATCCGGCAGGAGGGCAAGCCGGCGTCTTTACATCCAAAGGAGTTCGAGGCCATCATCCGTTTTATTGAAACCGGACTACTGATAGAGGCGTTGCCGGCAGATGATATTGAGAAGGGAGAGGAAGTGGAAGTCATGGACGGACCGATGAAGGGGTTGAAGGGATTTGTGTCGGGAAAGGGGAAGGAGAAGTTCGTTGTGATTTTGGAAGCACTGGGGCAGGCTATCAGGGTGGAAGTGAGCGGGTTATTGTTGAGGAAGGTTTGA
- a CDS encoding penicillin acylase family protein, whose translation MKIVKVAVPLIITLALAYALNRSWNFGSPIPPLGKFLDPFHGFWQNAEPSKPVDRNLSITGLTAPVSVLYDSVRIPHIFAKDDNDLYTAQGFVTASDRLWQMEFQTHAAAGRVSEIVGSAALDYDRRQRRLGMVFAAKRAVEVMETDPISKSIVDHYTAGINAYVQSLDYEDYPFEYKLLDYAPEPWTNIKCALLLKNMAQTLNMGEKDLEMTNALSLFGKETLDLLYPDREPVGDPIVDNTGKWKFKPIVMDTLPMALPSELISQKPLDQSPPDVGSNNWAVSGSKTASGSPILCNDPHLLLNLPSIWYIIHLNSPTVNTMGASLPGSPNVISGFNDSIAWGVTNAQRDLVDWYKIQFRDNAKNSYRSDGDWKPTQKVIEKFLRKNAEPFYDTVTYTHHGPVVFDESFHQESESAHFAFRWIAHDPSNEMMTFHRMNRAKNHGDYMAALDLYSSPAQNFVFASVSGDIAMRIQGKYPVRRKEEGKFILDGTLTSQEWKAFIPNDQNVMYKNPERAFVSSANQYPADSTYPYYVGASSYEAYRNRRINKVLSELKGITPADLMRLQNDNYNLKAAESLPLFISSLDQSSLKENEKKALQILQSWDYYNNLESEGASYYEAWWDALSPMIWDEMDSAHVAMRKPTTFNTLWLIKNKPTLSFFDIISTPEKETATELLRKAFVKGVNDIEAWKEKNKKDPQWGVFKDGVITHLLRQEALSYHIIHGGNHDIVNAHSKNHGPSWRMVVSLEKAGLKAWGVYPGGQSGNPGSPFYNNMIEPWTKAKYFTMHFVSSPEQLKGFQYSNTQLSPSK comes from the coding sequence ATGAAAATTGTAAAAGTCGCTGTTCCGCTCATCATCACGTTAGCATTGGCCTACGCTCTGAATCGCAGCTGGAATTTCGGATCTCCCATTCCTCCCCTTGGAAAGTTCCTCGATCCCTTCCATGGTTTCTGGCAGAATGCTGAACCTTCCAAACCCGTTGACCGGAATCTTTCTATCACCGGACTTACCGCACCTGTTTCTGTTTTATATGACAGCGTGCGCATACCACACATCTTCGCTAAAGATGACAATGACCTTTATACCGCACAGGGATTTGTAACAGCATCCGATCGCTTATGGCAGATGGAATTCCAGACACATGCCGCCGCAGGAAGAGTCTCTGAAATTGTAGGGAGTGCCGCACTTGACTATGATCGTCGTCAGAGAAGACTTGGAATGGTCTTCGCCGCCAAGCGTGCTGTGGAAGTCATGGAGACTGATCCCATCAGCAAATCAATCGTTGACCACTACACGGCTGGTATCAATGCCTATGTTCAATCTCTTGACTACGAAGATTATCCATTCGAATATAAGCTGCTCGATTACGCACCTGAACCCTGGACCAATATCAAGTGTGCATTGCTTCTCAAGAACATGGCGCAGACTCTTAACATGGGTGAAAAAGATCTGGAGATGACCAACGCATTGTCTCTCTTCGGAAAAGAAACACTGGATCTTCTTTATCCTGACCGTGAGCCTGTCGGTGATCCCATCGTTGACAACACCGGCAAATGGAAATTCAAACCAATTGTCATGGACACATTGCCAATGGCATTACCTTCCGAGCTGATCTCACAAAAGCCATTGGATCAGTCGCCACCCGATGTGGGAAGCAACAACTGGGCAGTGAGCGGTTCAAAGACTGCATCCGGTTCGCCGATACTATGCAATGATCCTCACCTTCTGTTAAACCTTCCATCCATCTGGTATATTATTCATCTGAACTCTCCTACGGTCAACACCATGGGAGCTTCTCTTCCTGGTTCGCCTAACGTGATCAGCGGGTTCAATGATTCCATTGCATGGGGCGTTACCAATGCACAACGTGATCTGGTCGACTGGTATAAAATTCAGTTCAGGGATAATGCAAAGAACTCCTACAGAAGTGACGGCGACTGGAAGCCTACTCAGAAAGTCATTGAAAAATTCCTTCGCAAGAATGCAGAGCCATTCTATGATACTGTAACCTATACGCATCATGGTCCGGTGGTCTTTGATGAAAGCTTTCACCAGGAAAGTGAATCAGCACATTTCGCCTTCCGGTGGATTGCACACGATCCATCCAACGAGATGATGACGTTTCATAGAATGAATCGCGCAAAGAATCATGGTGATTACATGGCAGCGCTGGATCTTTATTCAAGTCCTGCCCAGAACTTTGTCTTTGCTTCTGTCTCCGGCGACATCGCGATGAGAATACAGGGGAAATATCCTGTCAGAAGAAAGGAAGAAGGAAAATTCATTCTTGATGGAACACTGACTTCACAAGAATGGAAAGCATTCATTCCCAACGATCAGAATGTGATGTATAAAAATCCGGAACGTGCCTTTGTCAGCTCTGCGAATCAGTATCCGGCCGATTCTACTTATCCCTATTATGTAGGAGCTTCTTCTTACGAAGCGTATCGCAACAGAAGGATCAATAAAGTGCTGTCAGAACTGAAGGGCATCACTCCTGCCGACCTGATGAGGCTTCAGAATGACAATTACAATCTGAAAGCAGCAGAAAGTCTTCCGCTTTTCATCAGTTCACTGGATCAAAGCAGTCTGAAAGAAAACGAAAAGAAAGCATTGCAGATTCTACAGTCGTGGGACTACTATAACAATCTTGAATCAGAAGGTGCTTCATACTATGAAGCATGGTGGGATGCTTTGTCCCCGATGATCTGGGATGAAATGGATAGCGCTCATGTTGCCATGCGGAAGCCAACGACGTTCAATACACTCTGGCTGATAAAGAATAAGCCAACACTCTCCTTCTTTGATATTATCTCCACACCTGAAAAAGAAACGGCAACCGAACTTCTGAGAAAAGCTTTTGTTAAGGGTGTGAATGATATAGAAGCGTGGAAAGAAAAGAATAAAAAAGATCCACAGTGGGGAGTATTTAAAGATGGAGTGATCACACATCTCCTGCGACAGGAAGCCTTGAGCTACCATATTATTCATGGTGGCAATCATGATATCGTCAATGCGCATTCAAAGAATCACGGACCATCCTGGAGAATGGTGGTGAGTCTTGAGAAAGCGGGACTAAAGGCCTGGGGAGTTTATCCGGGAGGACAAAGCGGCAATCCCGGCAGTCCGTTTTACAACAACATGATCGAACCGTGGACAAAGGCGAAATATTTTACGATGCACTTTGTCTCTTCACCGGAACAACTTAAAGGCTTTCAATATTCTAACACTCAATTATCTCCCTCGAAATGA